DNA sequence from the Phoenix dactylifera cultivar Barhee BC4 chromosome 13, palm_55x_up_171113_PBpolish2nd_filt_p, whole genome shotgun sequence genome:
CCAATATTGTCGAGATATTATTCTGACAAGGCAATTACTGTGCAATTAATCTTGTTTTTTTTAAGAGGATATGATTCTTGCTGGTTTCTGCTGTTTTGAGTAATTACTGCAAATGCATAATCATAGCTCAACGATTGGTGAAGttctaaatataattaattcttGTACATTTCTCCTTGATCCAATTATGCTGCATACTTTATTTCATATAGTCAGCTGCATGTTGTATTGAATTGTTATTACATTTACACACGAGTCTTGTCTGTTTTGATTTGCCATGTATTCTGCAAACTAGTAGTTAATTGTTGTATCTGTAATCAGACTTGTATTCATCTAAAAAGAAAAGCAGCTTAGCCAGCACTCAGCACGTCCCTGAGTTGTAGCATGTTGCTATAGTAGACTTGGTAATGCATGATGTGTACATATtgctaaattattaaaaaaataaaaaaaatgctaagAATGGATGCTGAAAATAGAATATTGAAACCCATGAGTTAGGGATATGGtcaattgtttttcttttattggctcatctgaatgcttgattactatGGCTGTGGCAAGTTGTCTAGGTCGTTGGGATAACTCCAATTTATCGCATCTTTTCAACAACTTTTCTTATTCCATCTAgggtcatcaaaaaaaaaaaggaaaaagaaagcatgtttctatcttttatgaaatttcatggttcaagGCCACAGTTTCATGAACGTAGCAACTCcagtttccttttcctcttctgGGAAGTACTGATATATTTCATTTACATTCGTCATCCACCTTGTTAGCATTATTTAATGTAACAGTGTGTGTGAAGTTGTCCGTAACAATTGGAGGTTCCGAGCACTAATAGTCCTTAGCTAGCACCAAGATTTTAATTACTGGGTTTTTGGCCTTGCTTGTCATATGCACTGATCATGTGGCTGTTGAAAATCTTTTGTGCGTCGTATGGAGTTGGTTGCTCAGCTTCATATGCTCACTGGACTGAGAAAAAAACATCTTAATGCCAATGCTATCATGCAGATCTTGTAGGGTAAAACATGTTTGCAATTTTAAACTGTTTCAAAAGAGTGACGTAAAATATGGAGTATATTAATCATCTGAATTTTAgctgatttctttttttcaaaattttatttgtcGAAATTATTCTATTGACGTAACTTTGTTCTTCTAGTGAGAGTATTTGTTCATAGACATCTGATATATGTCAGATATCATTACAGTGAATACTTGGAAGCTATTATCGAGTTCAAAGTATTTATTCATTTTTGCTATTACTATATTGTCCATGAAGATTATTGTTCAGATGAAAGCTGGCAAAAgctaaaattaatttatgggaTTAATAAATCATCTAAGCAAATAAGGTATCAAAAATTGAACTCATGGTTTGAACTGTGTGTGTTTAGATTTAATCCTCTTTCTCCACGTTGAGTTCTCTCAATCTTTGGTTTATTGAATTCCAACTTTGTTTGTTGGTCGTCTACTGATATGTTATTGTTGAATACTATCGAGTGAttcaaagaataaaaaaaaaacatttgatTTAGTATTCCTTCAACAAAACAACAACCAAAACTGAGCTTTGCATAACAACTTTTGTTGCTTTATGCTTAGTTTCATGTTATTCCCTATAAGATCAGGTTGATTTGGCTTGTTTATGGTGAGAAATAGGGAATGGACCAAGTAGATGTCTAACTTTAATTTTCTTAATTGGCCTGTAACAGATTGAGTTGCACTAGATTTGACCGAGTGTGTAAACTAAGTTTAAAACACAATAGTATATTAGCTCAAGGTAGACTAGTATACATAGTGACCCATTTTGTTGCTGCCTTTGCACAGTTTTCCTATTGCTGCTGTTAGTGTGGTAGAATATGTAGCTGAATTTGTGTGTACATTGCAGCACTGCATCTTTATTCTGGTCTGAATTTTTCATGGCTGTTAGCAGCCTAAAATGATGAAATTTCACTACCTGGTTTTATGATACAGGATAGTGTAGATGCAGGGTTACACTTGATAGAGTGATTTTATAGTCGGATATAGATAAATTGTGCTTTCAGGTTTTTGCAATTGCAACTTCTGTCCGAGGCAGAAATTCTTTATGAAAGAAAGAATGCCCAAGGTGTTGTTGCTGGCCTTGCTATATATTGTGTGTTAGGTTTATGATAGCTTTGGAGAACCACCTtgcaaaaaaaagggggggaaaaTTTAGGCATGGGAGGTTGTGGATTAAGTGGTAAATCATACTGTTTTGCTGTGGATAATGAAGCAGACAATCTAAATGTGATGCATGTTTAATTGTTTGCAGCAATTAGATGGCTAGTATGCCCTACCAAGTGCACTGCTGCAGTTGTTGCATCTCTCTCTGCTATCCATCCGCTTGGCTACGCGCTTCTTTGTACTCTTTTATCCGTAGTCAAAAACCTTCAGTAGATCGGCTGCTAGCTATTTTGGCCCTAAGGTGCTATGCTTTTCCGCCCCAACAAGCCCTCTCCCAAGCCATCCACTGGGATCTTCTACACGCCGCGGAGGTGATGCCACACTGATCTCTGCCCAAGAAATCTGGCTAATGACCGACCCGACCTCCCTAGTAATTTATCTGGTGTTAAAATTCCACTGGCTTCCATCCCATCCAGATTTGCAAATGTCAGCGACTCGTCCTTCATCCAAGACTCGGCCGAGCGAGCTCACCTCTCCTGTCTAGAGGGGAAGGAGCCTGTCCTCGCTCggccaataaaaaaaaacactgcACTCCTCTCTTTGATGCCTGTTAGACCACGGCCAagtgaagaggaaaaaaaaacaccacAGTCCCCCTCTTTGATGGCTGCGGCCCTGACCTCCAATCTCGAAGGTGCTTACCAAGACAGCATCCGTTATTTATGTCAGGCAAAATCCGTTTGTATTTGGAAAGCCAACAAATGGAGCGCTCGCAGACGAGAACCAAGCCGAAGGATCTACAATACCCAATTTCGGCAAGATTCCAGACGCCCAGTCTCTCATCCACGTCTCTCTTTGTCAGACGGAGGCGAAAGGATCCGCGAACGGCATTCGTTGCGGGCGCCACAGGACAAGCGGGCGTCCCCATTGCCCGTGGCTGTCTAATTCCTTCGTGTTATATCCCTGGAGCGTTCCATCAGGATTTCGAGAATCCTGAGACAGGCAGGCAGACCGGTGTTACCGTGCACCTCCGACCTATATAACAACGACAACTTGTATTATATTGTACTATATTAAAATGTTATCGTAGATGGGTTGAATATATCTGAAAAatcaatatatattttgtaGAAGTTATCCAAATTCGCTAAAAATTCTATCCTAATCACCAAGGAGATATTAAAATGGACAATTTTAATTATATAAGTtcataaggatttaatcataaAAAACTTGGTACATTTGAATCTATCtatgattaaaaatatttaaattatattatataaaataaaatcttaatttatatactctattatttattttattatatcaaTGCGATTGATACTGTCCATTTTGTaactatttgaaaattaaattagaggccataagaatatataaattttgataTCTAGATTTTTCTATAATGTAAATAATGTTCTACGATTTGGATGGTGCACAGAATATATTTATACATAGTTTGGAGTTTGGgtgaataatattatatatataatatgtggTCTTTGTACGGTGGGAATGCGGAggaaattagaatcatcataaCGGTCCGATATGTTGGCAGATCATAGCACCGGAGGAGTCGAAGCGGCTCAACGCGGTGGAGTCGACGTTCGAGGAGGCGGAGTCCATCGCCAAGGCGATCGGCCCCGCCGCGAAGGTGGTGGCGACCATCAGCCCCGGCGAGAGGGGGCCCCCGCCGAGGTCACGGCCAACGGCGCCCTCCAGGTCGTCCGCGAGGCCCAGCTGGCCGGGATGGGCCACGTGGCCGGGGTCTACGACTCGGCGACTGGGATATCGGGGCCGTCCATCTACGACGTCCTGGACGGGatcacttccttcttctccaACCTCTTCTCTCGGTCCCAGCCGCTGGCGCCGGGGGAGTTCCTCTCCAAGGTGGTGGAGACGGACGTCACCTACACCCTCATCAAGGCCCGCCTGACCGAGGACCTCCGCCGGTACGTACCGAGCGAACCCAGGGTGCTGACGGATTCCGATTTAGTAGTATGATTGCTTCGCGTAGTTGCATTCTTCCTCAGTCACCGGCCCGTTATGGTGTGTGTGTTTCAGGTGGCGAGATTGCAGATTGCTACACTCGTCGCTGATGTTTAAAGAAGCCCAAGAGAGAGCAGAGGCAGCTGGGTCCTCCCTGGATAAACCTCTTGAGTAGAGCAAAGGGATTTGGTGTGTAATTCTCTTGGGACGACAAAACAAAAACACAAATTGCCACCATCAGAGGCCAGGCCAAGGCTCGAAATCTGCCACCACAGAAGGCAGCAACAAAGCAACGAGCTGGGAAAGCAAAACCTAAGCAGACTGATAGCCCAGACGAAAAACCAGAGCTGAGGAATGTATTtggttttcagcaaaaaaaaaaaaaaaggaatgtaTTTGGTGGCTTTTTTAACCAAGAAacaatttatgtagatgatgaTGACCGAGTCTTCTAGCTGGTATCCATGGGGTGCAGTCTTCTGTTCAAATTGCATGGTTGGTGTCCTTTGAACCTCCTGAAAGCTATCTATCACGATTCATTTCTTGCCCAGCTGCTTCCCTGACAAGTCAGCATTCAAGGTAGGTTggatatttctttcttttgatgatatgttttatttaaatatatatatatatatatgcgtgtgtgtgtgtgtgtgtgtgttaaaAAAATCAAGTTTATTGTATATGGTTTGCCTGAAATTTTTGTGTGTGCTGCAACACCTAGATCTTGGGCTCGTGACGGTTCGGTCCATGGTTTTCTTTAGGTACTTTGGGCCACCTCAAGGTCTGCCTGAGTGAGGCTCGGTTCAGGAGTCGAAGCTTCACTTAGCACAGGCCTAgtccaaataaaattttttgagcAGGTGCTCACGGCAAGCCCAATATTGGCTTCCGCATGAGTGGTAGTTGGCGAGGTAGCTTGCTGACTTTGAACTGGGAGCAGGGCAGCCAAGTTTGGCTCTCGGCCAGGCATCAATGGACTTGGAAGCACGGGAGTGTGATCTGAGACTAGTTTTAAGCATAACTCCGGAGTAATCTGTCTCGCAAATGAGGGTGCCAGATAGCA
Encoded proteins:
- the LOC103716777 gene encoding protein PLASTID TRANSCRIPTIONALLY ACTIVE 16, chloroplastic-like, producing the protein MLADHSTGGVEAAQRGGVDVRGGGVHRQGDRPRREGGGDHQPRREGAPAEVTANGALQVVREAQLAGMGHVAGVYDSATGISGPSIYDVLDGITSFFSNLFSRSQPLAPGEFLSKVVETDVTYTLIKARLTEDLRRWRDCRLLHSSLMFKEAQERAEAAGSSLDKPLE